A window of the Eubacterium sp. 1001713B170207_170306_E7 genome harbors these coding sequences:
- the smc gene encoding chromosome segregation protein SMC: MYLKKLALAGFKSFAEPVELEFSKGVSAIVGPNGSGKSNITDAIRWVLGEQSTKSLRGKKMEDVIFSGTEKKKPLSYAEVTLTLDNTSGFTLDNLDEIVITRRLFRSGESEYRMNQKNCKLKDIHELFMDTGLGKNGYSLISQGGIENIIGASPQELRGIVEEAVGIVNYKTKKQEAEKKLTNTQNNLERLKDILEEIEKQLKPLKAQSEKAKEYLELREALKKVDLMVFYHNMKDASEQLAAYEKQLAEIRFQIFEIEKKTEEKDRAFQTARGNIRGITEQADAMSEALEQLKKRIGACERELLVTQGKSENESANAERLTQDLNAHLDEHSRCQAEYDGLVASRDAAAQAYAAESEALQKLVDEKSRHQAELEAEKLKQAEGVSLREEREQQRAVLNDTLLDLKTRLAGFTTRKSFHEDQLKRVSEEQARSSQLLADIKLEAEQNERTHARLAAETESLKTQTEAAEKKALGLRNDHSVLENNYKVNLSQRDYLKSVQKNYSDYFPSIRTIMNSREHLGDMIDKVYGPVGELLSIPDRFTMAVDVALGAKSQNIVVEDVSTANQCINILKKQRAGRATFLPLDNLRYGRVEARDLEILSRSPGFEGIASELVAYGPRFKRVIESLLGRIVVAADFNAGRAIQKAIFGKYTVVTLEGEIFYPGGAIVGGYNKSGKQSPLFKKAEIEKLEAEMKRQDSEKIKLKAAYREAFKAYEGLKEAAKKAELRLNSVEQERWKISQNLETTKKRMAESDRIFMNLQDDAGSSLEKEKRLRETVAQKEAELAALEAEMEQDDTGSAGYIEVIRGAIEGLNRKISEGRVKLARDNEGIRSLEQQMAMIHSQIETCVSREKKVESEIRACRESSALHRTRCEVLKVETEELQAAVNEKRAALESFSAETREQTAISEALEQEIKDLNHQLILQNETKSNAEMAKNKLEMQMTHWEENIFESYDMNFVMVGDIYEALSRENLDLSPENQRSLKGRMAAIGNVNVGAIEEYLELNERYGFMSAQYKDLTKAKGELERIIDSLYESMERQFAKQFAELQKKFTRIFGILFEGGKAHIEYTDPENVLESGIELVAQPPGKNLRHISLLSGGEKSMIAIALLFSFLELNPSPFCVIDEIDAALDDHNIYRFTSYLEHIAADNQFIIITHRKSTLEACDAIYGVSMAKNGISKLVAVRLSDYIEPGA, from the coding sequence TTGTACCTGAAAAAACTAGCCCTGGCCGGCTTTAAATCCTTTGCGGAGCCCGTAGAGCTGGAATTTTCCAAGGGGGTATCGGCCATCGTAGGCCCCAACGGCAGCGGCAAGAGCAATATCACCGACGCGATCCGCTGGGTGCTGGGGGAACAGAGCACCAAGTCCCTGAGGGGCAAGAAAATGGAGGATGTTATCTTCTCCGGAACTGAGAAAAAGAAACCCCTCAGCTACGCAGAGGTCACCTTGACCTTAGACAACACCAGCGGCTTCACCCTGGACAATCTGGACGAGATTGTCATTACAAGACGGCTTTTCCGCTCCGGTGAGAGCGAATACCGCATGAACCAGAAAAACTGTAAGCTCAAGGACATCCATGAGCTGTTTATGGACACCGGCCTTGGCAAAAACGGGTACTCCCTTATCAGCCAGGGCGGGATCGAGAATATTATCGGTGCCAGTCCCCAGGAGCTCCGCGGCATTGTGGAGGAGGCTGTCGGCATTGTTAACTACAAGACCAAGAAGCAGGAGGCCGAGAAAAAGCTGACGAACACCCAGAATAACCTGGAACGGCTGAAGGACATCCTGGAAGAAATTGAAAAACAGCTGAAGCCTTTAAAGGCCCAGTCCGAAAAGGCCAAGGAATACCTGGAGCTGCGGGAGGCCCTTAAAAAGGTTGACCTCATGGTGTTCTACCACAACATGAAGGACGCCTCAGAGCAACTGGCCGCCTATGAGAAGCAGCTGGCCGAAATCCGGTTTCAGATTTTTGAGATTGAGAAAAAGACCGAAGAAAAGGACCGCGCCTTCCAGACCGCCCGGGGCAATATCCGGGGCATTACCGAGCAGGCCGACGCCATGTCAGAAGCGCTGGAGCAGTTAAAAAAGCGCATCGGCGCGTGTGAGCGTGAGCTTTTGGTCACTCAGGGTAAAAGTGAGAACGAGTCCGCCAACGCTGAGCGGCTCACCCAGGACCTGAACGCCCACCTGGACGAGCACAGCCGCTGCCAGGCGGAGTATGACGGGCTGGTCGCCTCCCGCGACGCGGCCGCCCAGGCCTACGCGGCTGAGAGCGAAGCCCTGCAGAAGCTGGTGGACGAGAAAAGCCGCCATCAGGCCGAGCTGGAAGCCGAGAAGCTGAAGCAGGCCGAAGGCGTTAGCCTGAGAGAAGAACGGGAGCAGCAGCGGGCTGTGCTGAACGATACGCTGTTGGATTTAAAAACCCGCCTGGCCGGCTTTACCACCAGGAAAAGCTTTCACGAGGACCAGCTGAAACGTGTGAGCGAAGAGCAGGCGCGCAGCAGTCAGCTGCTGGCCGACATTAAGCTGGAGGCCGAGCAGAACGAGCGCACCCACGCCCGCCTGGCCGCGGAGACCGAGAGCCTTAAAACCCAGACCGAGGCGGCTGAGAAAAAAGCCCTGGGCCTGAGAAATGACCACAGCGTGCTGGAAAACAACTACAAGGTAAACCTGTCCCAACGCGATTATCTCAAGAGCGTCCAGAAAAATTACAGCGACTACTTTCCGAGCATCCGGACCATTATGAATTCCCGGGAGCATCTGGGCGACATGATCGACAAGGTCTATGGCCCGGTCGGGGAGCTTTTATCCATTCCCGACCGCTTTACCATGGCTGTGGATGTGGCGCTGGGGGCCAAGAGCCAGAACATCGTGGTGGAGGACGTGTCCACTGCCAACCAGTGCATCAATATTTTAAAAAAGCAGCGGGCAGGCCGGGCGACTTTCCTGCCGCTGGACAATCTGCGCTATGGCCGGGTAGAGGCAAGGGATCTGGAGATTCTGTCCCGCTCCCCGGGCTTTGAGGGCATCGCTTCTGAGCTGGTGGCATACGGCCCCCGATTTAAGCGGGTCATCGAGAGTCTGCTGGGCCGCATTGTGGTGGCCGCCGACTTTAACGCCGGCCGGGCCATCCAGAAAGCCATCTTTGGCAAATATACGGTGGTCACCCTGGAGGGGGAAATCTTTTACCCCGGCGGGGCCATCGTGGGCGGTTACAACAAGAGCGGCAAGCAGTCGCCTCTGTTTAAAAAGGCCGAGATCGAAAAGCTGGAAGCCGAGATGAAACGGCAGGACAGCGAGAAAATCAAGCTCAAGGCCGCCTACCGCGAGGCATTTAAGGCCTATGAGGGCCTGAAAGAGGCCGCCAAAAAGGCCGAGCTGCGCCTAAACAGCGTGGAGCAGGAGCGCTGGAAAATCAGCCAGAACCTGGAGACCACCAAAAAGCGTATGGCCGAGAGCGACCGTATTTTTATGAATCTGCAAGACGACGCGGGCAGCTCTTTGGAAAAAGAAAAACGCCTGCGGGAAACCGTCGCCCAGAAGGAGGCCGAGCTGGCTGCCCTGGAGGCGGAAATGGAGCAGGACGATACCGGCAGCGCCGGGTACATTGAGGTGATCCGCGGGGCCATCGAAGGCCTGAACCGTAAAATCTCCGAGGGGCGGGTCAAGCTGGCCCGGGACAACGAGGGCATCCGCTCCCTGGAGCAGCAGATGGCCATGATCCACAGCCAGATCGAGACCTGCGTCAGCCGAGAGAAAAAGGTGGAGAGCGAGATCCGGGCCTGCCGTGAGAGCAGCGCCCTGCACCGCACTCGCTGCGAGGTGCTGAAGGTCGAGACCGAGGAGCTGCAGGCAGCCGTCAACGAAAAGCGCGCGGCCTTAGAGAGCTTCTCCGCCGAGACGAGAGAGCAGACCGCCATCAGCGAGGCCCTGGAGCAGGAGATCAAAGACCTGAACCATCAGCTTATCCTGCAGAATGAGACCAAAAGCAACGCCGAGATGGCAAAGAACAAGCTGGAAATGCAGATGACCCACTGGGAAGAGAATATCTTCGAGAGCTATGACATGAACTTTGTGATGGTGGGGGACATCTACGAGGCCCTGAGCCGGGAGAACCTGGACCTGAGCCCCGAAAACCAGCGCAGCTTAAAGGGCCGCATGGCCGCCATTGGCAATGTGAATGTGGGGGCCATTGAGGAATATCTGGAGCTGAACGAACGCTACGGCTTCATGAGCGCCCAGTATAAAGACCTGACCAAGGCCAAGGGCGAGCTGGAGCGCATTATTGACAGCCTGTACGAATCCATGGAGCGGCAGTTTGCAAAGCAGTTCGCCGAGCTCCAGAAAAAATTTACCCGGATCTTCGGCATCCTCTTCGAGGGCGGCAAGGCCCACATCGAGTATACCGACCCCGAGAACGTGCTGGAAAGCGGTATCGAGCTGGTCGCCCAGCCGCCAGGCAAGAACCTGCGCCACATTTCCCTGCTGTCAGGGGGCGAGAAATCCATGATCGCCATCGCGCTGCTGTTCTCCTTCCTGGAGCTGAACCCGTCGCCCTTCTGCGTCATCGACGAGATCGACGCCGCTCTGGATGACCATAACATCTACCGGTTCACCAGCTATTTAGAGCATATTGCCGCGGATAACCAGTTTATTATCATCACCCACCGTAAGAGCACCCTGGAGGCCTGCGACGCCATATACGGCGTTTCCATGGCCAAAAACGGAATCTCCAAGCTGGTGGCGGTAAGGCTGTCGGATTATATCGAGCCGGGCGCTTAA
- the ftsY gene encoding signal recognition particle-docking protein FtsY, which produces MSELTLYERMCEKLKKTKDSFIQKVENVVYYGDLDDDFFDELEETFILSDLGIETATKITETLREQIKETKTKAKQDVMDLLRQIMTEMVEVEKHETKLPVIMLVVGVNGVGKTTTIAKLAQKYKDQGKKVMVAAADTFRAAAAEQLDVWAGRVGVDIIKSVQGADPSSVVFDAIGAARARGTDILLCDTAGRLHNKVNLMKELEKITRIVDREGPDFSRHNLLVLDATTGQNALNQAKTFNDAVHLDGIVMTKMDGTAKGGVAIAIIDALQVPIEYVGIGEKPEDLIDFDAGEFVRMLYEGGGEKEEMEG; this is translated from the coding sequence ATGTCAGAACTGACCCTTTATGAGCGGATGTGCGAGAAGCTCAAAAAGACCAAGGATAGCTTTATACAGAAGGTCGAGAACGTCGTGTACTACGGCGACCTCGACGATGATTTTTTCGATGAGCTGGAGGAAACCTTTATCCTTTCCGACCTGGGCATCGAAACGGCCACCAAGATTACCGAGACCCTGCGTGAGCAGATCAAGGAGACCAAGACCAAGGCCAAGCAGGACGTCATGGACCTGCTCAGGCAGATCATGACCGAGATGGTCGAGGTGGAAAAGCACGAGACCAAATTACCTGTGATCATGCTGGTGGTGGGCGTCAACGGTGTGGGAAAGACCACCACCATCGCCAAGCTGGCTCAGAAATACAAGGACCAGGGCAAAAAAGTTATGGTGGCCGCGGCCGATACCTTCAGAGCCGCCGCGGCCGAGCAGCTGGACGTGTGGGCAGGCCGCGTGGGCGTGGACATTATCAAGAGTGTGCAGGGGGCAGACCCGTCCTCTGTGGTCTTTGACGCCATCGGCGCCGCCCGGGCCCGCGGCACCGACATCCTGCTCTGCGACACCGCCGGGCGCCTGCACAACAAAGTCAACCTGATGAAGGAGCTTGAAAAAATCACCCGCATTGTTGACCGGGAAGGCCCGGATTTCAGCCGGCATAACCTGCTGGTGCTCGACGCCACCACAGGCCAGAACGCCCTGAACCAGGCCAAAACCTTTAACGATGCCGTACACCTGGACGGCATTGTCATGACCAAAATGGACGGCACCGCCAAAGGCGGTGTGGCCATTGCCATCATCGATGCGCTCCAAGTGCCCATCGAGTACGTGGGCATCGGAGAAAAGCCCGAGGACCTCATCGATTTTGACGCCGGCGAATTTGTGCGCATGCTGTATGAGGGCGGGGGAGAGAAAGAAGAAATGGAAGGTTAA
- the ylxM gene encoding YlxM family DNA-binding protein, translating into MEKNVLERLLFDFYGELLTDKQKMIMDYYYNDDYNLAEIGDVVHVTRQGVYDVVKRSKAQMQAYEDKLKLVERFLKSQELIDGVILELEALLATELVTGHPALGSELTAIKEKMNRISEDY; encoded by the coding sequence ATGGAAAAGAACGTATTAGAGCGGTTACTCTTTGATTTCTATGGAGAATTGCTGACAGACAAGCAGAAAATGATCATGGATTATTATTATAACGATGATTATAATCTGGCCGAAATCGGCGATGTGGTTCATGTCACAAGGCAGGGCGTCTACGATGTCGTCAAGCGTTCGAAAGCGCAGATGCAGGCCTACGAGGACAAGCTGAAGCTGGTGGAACGGTTTTTAAAAAGCCAGGAGCTCATCGACGGCGTGATCCTCGAGCTGGAAGCGCTCCTCGCGACCGAGCTGGTCACAGGGCATCCGGCCCTGGGTAGCGAGCTGACAGCCATCAAAGAGAAAATGAACAGAATTAGCGAAGATTATTAG
- the ffh gene encoding signal recognition particle protein: MIFEGLNEKFQNIFSNLKRKGKLSEADIKAASREIKLALLEADVNFKVVKQFTKAVSERAIGEEVLKSLTPGQQFIKIVNDEMTKLLGGELQKMAFVDQGINIFMMVGLQGAGKTTTAAKIANLLRKEKKLKPLLVACDVYRPAAIDQLEILGKELDIPVYLNKDEKDPRVIAKKALEFAEAEGYDLVIIDTAGRLQIDETLMNELVDLKALLEPTEILLVVDGMTGQESVNVADEFNKQLEITGVVLTKLDGDTRGGAALSVTYTTGKTIKYIGTGEKLTDIELFYPDRMANRILGMGDVLSLIDKAQNMIDEEKARALEEKLRTQEFDLNDFLDQMQQLQNMGSMSELMEMVPGVNKKMLKSMNMDAAEGQTKQTEAIIRSMTPEERLKPGIINGSRRKRIALGSGTTVSDVNRMLKGFEQTKKMMKQMGAMQGKAKKGRFKLPFM; this comes from the coding sequence ATGATTTTTGAAGGCTTGAATGAAAAATTTCAAAACATCTTCTCAAACTTAAAACGCAAGGGCAAGCTGAGCGAAGCCGACATCAAGGCCGCCAGCCGCGAAATCAAGCTGGCACTTTTGGAAGCCGACGTCAACTTTAAGGTCGTCAAGCAGTTCACAAAAGCTGTGAGCGAGCGCGCCATAGGCGAGGAGGTCTTAAAATCGCTGACCCCGGGACAGCAGTTCATCAAAATCGTCAACGACGAGATGACCAAGCTGCTGGGCGGTGAGCTCCAGAAAATGGCATTTGTGGACCAGGGCATCAACATCTTTATGATGGTCGGGCTCCAGGGGGCGGGTAAAACCACCACCGCGGCCAAAATCGCAAACCTTCTGCGCAAAGAAAAGAAGCTTAAACCACTGCTCGTGGCCTGTGACGTCTACCGTCCCGCGGCCATCGACCAGTTAGAAATTCTGGGCAAGGAGCTGGACATTCCCGTTTACCTGAACAAGGACGAGAAGGACCCCAGAGTCATTGCCAAAAAGGCCCTGGAATTTGCCGAGGCTGAGGGTTACGACCTGGTGATCATCGATACCGCCGGGCGCCTCCAGATCGACGAAACCCTGATGAACGAGCTGGTCGACCTCAAGGCGCTGCTCGAACCAACCGAGATTTTGCTGGTGGTCGACGGCATGACCGGTCAGGAATCCGTGAACGTGGCCGATGAATTTAACAAACAGCTGGAAATAACCGGCGTTGTACTGACCAAACTTGACGGGGACACCCGGGGCGGGGCGGCACTGTCCGTCACCTACACCACCGGAAAGACCATCAAATACATCGGGACCGGCGAAAAGCTGACCGATATCGAGCTTTTCTACCCCGACCGCATGGCCAACCGTATTCTGGGCATGGGCGATGTCCTGTCACTGATCGACAAGGCACAGAACATGATCGACGAGGAAAAGGCCAGGGCGCTCGAGGAAAAGCTGAGGACGCAGGAATTTGACCTCAACGATTTCTTAGACCAGATGCAGCAGCTTCAGAACATGGGCTCCATGAGCGAGCTGATGGAAATGGTGCCAGGCGTCAACAAAAAAATGCTGAAGAGCATGAACATGGACGCTGCCGAGGGACAGACCAAACAGACCGAGGCCATTATCCGCTCTATGACGCCCGAGGAAAGGCTGAAGCCCGGAATCATTAACGGCAGCCGCAGAAAGCGCATCGCGCTGGGCAGCGGCACCACCGTCTCCGACGTCAACCGGATGCTCAAAGGCTTTGAGCAGACTAAAAAGATGATGAAGCAGATGGGTGCCATGCAGGGCAAGGCCAAAAAAGGACGGTTCAAGCTACCGTTTATGTAA
- the rpsP gene encoding 30S ribosomal protein S16, with amino-acid sequence MAVKIRLKRMGKKKKPFYRVVVADIRAPRDGKFIEEVGYYNPCVEPAELKLDAEAIKGWLANGAKPTDTVQALLKKENIIG; translated from the coding sequence ATGGCAGTTAAAATCAGATTAAAAAGAATGGGTAAAAAGAAAAAACCTTTCTATAGAGTCGTTGTTGCGGACATCCGCGCACCAAGAGATGGTAAATTCATCGAAGAAGTAGGTTACTACAATCCATGCGTAGAACCCGCAGAGTTAAAGCTGGACGCAGAAGCCATCAAAGGCTGGTTAGCCAACGGCGCAAAGCCGACGGACACCGTTCAGGCATTACTGAAAAAAGAAAATATCATTGGATAG
- a CDS encoding KH domain-containing protein — protein MKKLVEIIAKALVDHPDAVVVNEIDKEQSIVLELKVADEDMGKVIGKQGRIAKAIRTVLKAAATKDDKRVVLEIVQ, from the coding sequence ATGAAAAAGCTTGTAGAAATCATTGCTAAAGCGCTGGTCGATCATCCGGACGCAGTTGTCGTCAACGAAATTGACAAGGAACAGAGCATTGTTCTGGAGCTCAAAGTCGCCGACGAGGACATGGGTAAGGTGATCGGCAAGCAGGGCCGCATTGCCAAGGCAATCCGTACGGTTCTCAAAGCAGCGGCTACAAAAGACGATAAACGCGTTGTACTGGAAATTGTTCAATAG
- the rimM gene encoding ribosome maturation factor RimM (Essential for efficient processing of 16S rRNA) yields the protein MMKKETMVIGKILGAHGIRGELKVYPLTDDPGRFYGLDTVYVQDGQKQECCEVELVRLHKGNVLLTLKGVSDRNQSEKLIGRTVAVDREDAVALEEDEYFIEDMIGLEVSDPDGAPIGVIKDVIQTAGSVDNIEIKTPEKLVYVPARKIYFLKVDLEAGRITADIPEELMNL from the coding sequence ATGATGAAAAAAGAAACCATGGTGATCGGTAAAATCCTTGGCGCCCACGGCATCCGCGGCGAGCTCAAGGTCTACCCGCTGACCGATGATCCCGGCCGGTTTTACGGGCTGGACACCGTCTATGTGCAGGACGGGCAGAAGCAAGAGTGCTGCGAGGTGGAGCTGGTGCGCCTGCACAAGGGCAACGTGCTCCTGACCCTGAAAGGCGTGAGTGACCGCAACCAGAGCGAAAAGCTCATTGGCCGCACTGTTGCTGTAGACCGTGAGGACGCAGTGGCCCTGGAGGAGGACGAATATTTTATCGAGGATATGATTGGCCTGGAAGTCTCAGACCCGGACGGCGCGCCCATCGGTGTTATAAAGGACGTGATCCAGACCGCCGGCAGTGTGGATAATATCGAGATCAAAACCCCGGAAAAGCTGGTCTACGTCCCGGCGCGCAAAATCTATTTCCTGAAAGTGGATTTAGAGGCAGGGCGCATCACCGCCGACATTCCAGAGGAACTGATGAACCTATGA
- the trmD gene encoding tRNA (guanosine(37)-N1)-methyltransferase TrmD: protein MKYYFLTLFPGLIHQYFGDSMMKRAVDSGVVDYAVIDIRDYSGNKHKKVDDYPYGGGAGMVMAAPPIAAALKSIEGSAHYPVIHLSPGGRIFTQQEGEALSEAEGLIFICGHYEGIDERFIQAYVTDEYSIGDYVLTGGELPALTMADCIARHLPGFLGNNESLSEESFENGLLEYPQYTRPPMFEGREVPPVLLSGNHKAIADWRHEQAVEKTKARRPDLYEKWKRKQ from the coding sequence ATGAAATACTATTTCCTGACCCTGTTTCCGGGGCTCATTCACCAGTACTTCGGAGACAGCATGATGAAGCGGGCTGTGGACAGCGGCGTGGTGGACTACGCGGTCATCGATATCCGGGATTACTCGGGCAACAAGCACAAAAAAGTGGATGATTACCCCTACGGCGGCGGCGCGGGCATGGTCATGGCCGCCCCGCCCATCGCCGCGGCCCTTAAAAGCATCGAGGGCAGCGCCCATTATCCGGTCATCCACCTGAGTCCGGGTGGCAGGATCTTCACCCAGCAGGAGGGCGAGGCCCTGTCAGAGGCGGAGGGGCTGATCTTTATCTGCGGCCACTACGAAGGCATTGACGAGCGGTTTATCCAGGCCTATGTCACCGACGAGTACTCCATCGGGGACTATGTGCTCACCGGCGGCGAGCTGCCGGCCCTCACCATGGCCGACTGCATCGCCAGGCACCTGCCCGGCTTTCTGGGCAACAACGAGAGCCTGAGCGAGGAATCCTTTGAGAACGGTCTGCTGGAATACCCCCAGTACACAAGGCCGCCGATGTTTGAGGGCCGCGAGGTGCCCCCGGTGCTGCTCTCCGGCAACCACAAAGCCATCGCCGACTGGCGCCACGAGCAGGCCGTCGAAAAGACAAAAGCCCGGCGTCCCGATTTGTACGAGAAGTGGAAGCGGAAGCAGTAA
- a CDS encoding Crp/Fnr family transcriptional regulator produces the protein MDKPDFINDDFSEFEDFLIGEEHGIIRRKKGEVLNGAGDVFDRYFYVLEGAVRSFYFHETGNVRTVLTYYGKGALFPLYCPSASVFEMATSFVADTDTVLLTLAPEVMDRCVNGSASFNRAMYRCYNRMLNQILGELSDRIYLSGMQVLSRFLLRTYEETPGEILFCTQEDISSHIGITRSNTARYLKKLREEGALETGRNRIIIKNIEKVRECSEIKED, from the coding sequence ATGGATAAACCAGATTTTATCAATGATGATTTTTCGGAGTTTGAGGATTTTCTGATAGGGGAGGAGCATGGAATCATCCGGCGCAAAAAGGGCGAGGTGCTCAACGGCGCCGGCGACGTGTTCGACCGTTATTTTTACGTTTTGGAGGGGGCGGTCCGCTCCTTTTATTTTCATGAGACGGGCAATGTCCGCACGGTGCTCACCTATTACGGCAAGGGCGCGCTTTTTCCACTGTACTGCCCAAGCGCTTCAGTCTTTGAAATGGCCACCAGCTTTGTGGCCGATACCGACACGGTACTGCTGACCCTGGCGCCAGAAGTCATGGACCGCTGCGTCAACGGCAGCGCCAGCTTTAACCGGGCCATGTACCGGTGCTATAACCGCATGCTCAACCAGATTCTGGGCGAGCTGTCCGACCGGATCTACCTGTCTGGTATGCAGGTGCTCAGCCGTTTCCTGCTCCGCACCTACGAGGAAACTCCAGGGGAGATTCTGTTCTGTACCCAGGAGGATATTTCCTCCCACATAGGCATCACCCGGTCCAATACAGCCCGCTATCTGAAAAAACTGCGGGAGGAGGGCGCCCTGGAAACCGGAAGAAACCGTATAATCATAAAAAATATTGAAAAAGTGCGCGAATGCAGCGAGATTAAAGAAGATTAA